A single window of Candidatus Dormiibacterota bacterium DNA harbors:
- a CDS encoding bi-domain-containing oxidoreductase → MRQVLLRRGRAVVEEVPVPSAGPGTVLVRTAWSVLSAGTERAALRSGEASTLLERAADPSTFARAIELLRREGAAAVWDRVRAAGEGEEIAPGYSASGIVHEAGPGVLDLPPGTRLACAGAGRASHAEWICVPRNLAVSVPEEVPLDEAAFTTLGSIALQGVRRSGIQIGECAVVLGIGLIGLLTAQILRAAGARVVAFDPDPARAARGRSLGFEAYDFAARDPTDEVARASRGLLADAVLVCAHSSAPETANLAMRLARRKGRVVIVGDVRLDLDRSLMYEKELDLLISTSYGPGRYDPSYEDKGTDYPAPYVRFTLNRNMIAFLDLVRDGRVAVRPLIDRVFPLQEAAAAYEEIDRDAPAGRPIGVLLRYAAAAGAGEAGGEAAGARAEPGSRAAGAPAPVSRSSRYSAAPAAFDPLPAGRSEAGVGICGAGGFVKSVHLPLLKRAPGLRLRGVATASPLNARQTARRFGMALATTDLQEMLRDDTIDLVLVGTRHHLHASQTLQALRAGRHVLVEKPLCLDEAEIEPILEEARRTRRLLAVGFNRRYSPLVKRADEILSRLPGPTFLVYRVNALALPPDHWVNDPAQGGGRILGECCHFLDLILHLTGGGPVLEIQATALPSDGALVVQGDSFAALLDLPGGSRAVLAYTGLGDAGLPKERLEIFKGGAAIVLDDFTRLEVAGKPGGSLDLGRQDKGFARQWEQIGRALLGQPHEVIGLEEIGAAMRATFALGRAVRGQT, encoded by the coding sequence GTGAGGCAGGTCCTGCTGAGGCGCGGGAGGGCGGTGGTCGAGGAGGTTCCCGTCCCCTCCGCCGGGCCGGGCACGGTCCTGGTCAGGACGGCGTGGTCCGTCCTGAGCGCCGGCACGGAGCGGGCCGCCCTGCGCTCGGGCGAGGCGTCGACGCTCCTGGAGCGCGCCGCCGATCCGTCCACCTTCGCCCGGGCCATCGAGCTTTTGCGTCGCGAGGGGGCGGCCGCGGTGTGGGACAGGGTGCGCGCGGCGGGGGAAGGGGAGGAGATCGCCCCCGGCTATTCCGCCAGCGGCATCGTGCACGAGGCGGGACCCGGGGTCCTCGATCTCCCGCCCGGAACCCGCCTGGCCTGCGCCGGGGCGGGACGCGCATCGCACGCCGAGTGGATCTGCGTGCCGCGCAATCTGGCGGTGAGCGTGCCCGAAGAGGTGCCGCTCGACGAAGCGGCGTTCACCACGCTGGGATCGATAGCGCTTCAGGGGGTGCGGCGCTCGGGGATTCAGATCGGCGAGTGCGCCGTGGTTCTGGGGATCGGGCTCATCGGACTCCTGACCGCCCAGATCCTCCGGGCCGCCGGGGCGCGGGTCGTCGCGTTCGATCCGGATCCCGCCCGCGCGGCGCGCGGCCGCTCGCTGGGATTCGAGGCGTACGACTTCGCGGCTCGCGACCCGACCGACGAGGTGGCGCGGGCGAGCCGCGGTCTTCTCGCCGACGCCGTCCTGGTCTGCGCGCACTCGAGCGCCCCGGAGACGGCCAACCTGGCGATGCGCCTCGCGAGGAGGAAAGGACGGGTGGTGATCGTCGGTGACGTCCGCCTGGATCTGGATCGGTCCCTGATGTACGAGAAGGAGCTCGACCTGCTCATCAGCACCTCGTACGGTCCGGGCCGGTACGATCCGTCCTACGAGGACAAGGGGACCGACTACCCGGCGCCGTACGTCCGGTTCACGCTCAACCGCAACATGATCGCCTTCCTCGACCTGGTGCGCGACGGCCGTGTGGCGGTGCGTCCGCTCATCGACCGCGTCTTCCCGCTGCAGGAGGCGGCCGCCGCGTACGAGGAGATCGATAGGGACGCTCCCGCGGGCAGGCCGATCGGCGTCCTCCTGCGTTATGCCGCGGCGGCCGGAGCGGGGGAGGCGGGCGGCGAGGCGGCGGGCGCCCGTGCGGAGCCCGGTTCCCGGGCCGCCGGTGCGCCGGCGCCCGTGTCCCGTTCGTCCAGATACAGCGCCGCGCCGGCGGCGTTCGACCCGCTTCCCGCCGGAAGGTCGGAGGCCGGGGTCGGGATCTGCGGCGCCGGCGGCTTCGTGAAATCGGTTCACCTGCCGCTCCTGAAACGGGCGCCGGGGCTCCGGCTGCGCGGCGTCGCCACGGCATCGCCGCTCAACGCGCGGCAGACCGCGCGCCGCTTCGGAATGGCGCTCGCCACGACCGACCTTCAGGAGATGCTGCGGGACGACACGATCGACCTGGTGCTGGTCGGGACTCGGCACCACCTGCACGCGTCCCAGACGCTCCAGGCGCTGCGAGCCGGAAGACACGTCCTGGTGGAGAAGCCGCTCTGTCTCGATGAGGCGGAGATCGAACCGATCCTGGAGGAGGCGCGCCGGACGCGGCGTCTTCTGGCCGTGGGATTCAACCGACGGTACAGCCCGCTGGTGAAGCGGGCGGACGAGATCCTGTCGCGGCTCCCCGGCCCCACCTTCCTCGTGTACAGGGTCAACGCCCTGGCGCTGCCGCCCGATCACTGGGTCAACGACCCCGCGCAGGGGGGCGGGCGGATCCTCGGGGAGTGCTGCCATTTCCTCGACCTGATCCTGCATCTCACCGGCGGCGGTCCGGTGCTCGAAATCCAGGCGACGGCGCTGCCCTCGGACGGCGCCCTCGTGGTGCAGGGGGATTCGTTCGCGGCGCTTCTCGATCTCCCCGGCGGCTCGCGCGCCGTCCTGGCCTACACGGGCCTGGGGGACGCGGGTCTCCCGAAGGAGCGCCTGGAGATCTTCAAGGGCGGCGCCGCGATCGTCCTGGACGACTTCACGCGGCTCGAGGTCGCAGGCAAGCCCGGCGGCTCGCTCGACCTGGGCCGGCAGGACAAGGGGTTCGCCCGGCAGTGGGAGCAGATCGGCCGGGCGCTCCTGGGCCAGCCCCACGAGGTGATCGGTCTCGAGGAGATCGGGGCCGCCATGCGCGCCACCTTCGCGCTCGGACGGGCCGTGCGGGGTCAGACATGA
- the asnB gene encoding asparagine synthase (glutamine-hydrolyzing), whose amino-acid sequence MCGICGVFEFGANARKVEEAALIRMRDTMTHRGPDDAGIYISPDGRVGLGHRRLSIVDLSPAGRQPMSNEDGTVWITFNGEIYNHAVLRAEVEKKGHTYRSRTDTETLVHLYEEEGPGFVRRLEGMFAIGLWDARKGELLLVRDRVGIKPLYYAVLPGTVLFGSEIKAILTHQRVSRRIDLAAFYHYLTFIAAPAPRTLFQGIHKIPPATCVTIDREGGIRSETFWDPLEVPPEQGAPYEDGEFAAARIRDLLARAVEKRMMADVPFGVFLSGGLDSSANVALMARVMDRPVRTFSVGFKDQPTYNEFDYARKVAKLFKTDHHEVEIGSRDLLDFMPELIFHQDEPIADWVCVPLHYVARLARRTGTIVVQVGEGSDEQFFGYEHYMRSYRNHARYFRPLMRLPRNVRGAIYDAARGLAFLLRRGGERLDLLRSAAREETFFWGGAIAWREAEKRRLLSRDARLRIDGLNSHDIVLEIDRRARERLGDDDFGKRMIYLELHNRLAELLLMRVDKITMASSVEARVPFLDHALVEFTMRLPTDLKIRGGQTKYLLKKAMTGILPDEIIHRPKQGFGAPVKEWLRGELYGEAFSAVMHSRMRQENLLDYDHVERLFLAHRASARDHSWHLWTLYNLSRWYDHWIAREAA is encoded by the coding sequence GTGTGCGGCATCTGCGGGGTCTTTGAGTTCGGCGCGAACGCGCGGAAGGTCGAGGAGGCGGCTCTCATCCGGATGCGGGACACCATGACGCACCGCGGTCCTGACGACGCCGGCATCTACATCTCGCCGGATGGCCGCGTCGGTCTCGGTCACAGGCGTCTTTCGATCGTGGACCTGTCGCCGGCCGGCCGGCAGCCGATGTCGAACGAGGACGGCACCGTCTGGATCACCTTCAACGGCGAGATTTACAACCACGCCGTGCTCCGTGCCGAGGTCGAGAAGAAGGGCCACACCTACCGGTCGCGCACCGACACCGAGACCCTCGTACACCTCTACGAGGAGGAGGGACCCGGCTTCGTGCGCCGCCTGGAGGGGATGTTCGCCATCGGTCTGTGGGACGCGCGCAAGGGGGAGCTCCTCCTGGTGCGCGACCGGGTCGGGATCAAGCCGCTCTACTACGCCGTCCTCCCCGGAACGGTCCTGTTCGGCTCGGAGATCAAGGCGATCCTGACCCACCAGCGTGTGTCGCGTCGGATCGACCTCGCCGCTTTCTACCACTACCTGACGTTCATCGCCGCGCCGGCGCCGCGCACGCTGTTCCAGGGGATTCACAAGATCCCCCCGGCCACGTGCGTGACGATCGATCGGGAGGGAGGAATCCGCTCGGAGACTTTCTGGGACCCGCTCGAGGTCCCGCCGGAGCAAGGGGCGCCCTACGAGGACGGGGAGTTCGCCGCGGCGCGCATCCGCGACCTGCTCGCCCGGGCGGTGGAGAAGCGCATGATGGCCGATGTGCCGTTCGGCGTGTTCCTGTCGGGCGGGCTCGATTCTTCGGCCAACGTGGCGCTCATGGCGCGCGTGATGGATCGCCCGGTGCGCACGTTCTCCGTCGGCTTCAAGGATCAGCCGACGTACAACGAGTTCGACTATGCGCGCAAGGTCGCGAAGCTGTTCAAGACCGACCACCACGAAGTGGAGATCGGATCGCGCGACCTGCTCGATTTCATGCCCGAGCTCATCTTCCACCAGGACGAGCCGATCGCGGACTGGGTGTGCGTCCCTTTGCACTACGTGGCGCGCCTGGCTCGGCGGACCGGCACCATCGTGGTGCAGGTCGGGGAGGGGAGCGACGAGCAGTTCTTCGGTTACGAGCATTACATGCGCTCGTACAGGAACCACGCGCGCTACTTCAGACCGCTGATGCGCCTGCCGCGCAACGTCCGCGGTGCGATCTACGATGCCGCCCGCGGCCTGGCCTTCCTCCTGCGACGGGGGGGCGAGCGTCTCGATCTGCTGCGCTCGGCGGCGCGCGAAGAGACGTTCTTCTGGGGCGGGGCGATCGCGTGGCGCGAGGCCGAGAAGCGCCGTCTCCTGTCCCGCGACGCCCGTCTGCGGATCGACGGCCTGAACTCTCACGATATCGTGCTCGAGATCGACCGGCGCGCCCGTGAGCGCCTCGGCGACGACGACTTCGGGAAGCGCATGATCTATCTCGAGCTGCACAATCGCCTGGCGGAGCTCCTGCTCATGCGGGTCGACAAGATCACCATGGCCTCGTCGGTGGAGGCGCGCGTGCCGTTCCTGGATCACGCGCTGGTGGAGTTCACCATGCGCCTTCCGACCGACCTCAAGATCCGCGGAGGACAGACGAAGTATCTCCTGAAGAAGGCGATGACCGGGATCCTGCCGGACGAGATCATCCACCGCCCGAAACAGGGGTTCGGCGCGCCGGTCAAGGAGTGGCTGCGCGGCGAGCTCTACGGCGAGGCCTTCTCGGCCGTGATGCATTCGCGGATGCGGCAGGAGAACCTCCTGGACTACGACCACGTGGAGCGGCTGTTCCTGGCCCATCGGGCCTCGGCACGGGACCACTCGTGGCACCTCTGGACGCTGTACAACCTCAGCCGGTGGTACGACCACTGGATCGCGCGGGAGGCTGCGTGA
- a CDS encoding alginate lyase family protein, with product MELSRALSAPFEAARDLRRCVGRAVRRFRDTARLSTPSENGLLGDLGGRFGTFDEFLAAAARDSGSLPVVDLPRPYAASFFANEGGGRRDRILREADAARAHRFTLLGSGARDLGPRLPWHADFKSGRSWDKRAYFEDLRAGLEQSFGQGADVKVPWELSRFQHLPLLGQALWLSGNRQYYEEFRGEVVDWIAENRPGRGVNWTCTMDVAIRAVNWVWAWVLFRPEILGDRPFASLFLRSLFVHGRFIAANLENGHPVTSNHYFADLVGLLFLGTLFRGAPEADDWKGMAVTEIARENERQTLPDGVDFEASTAYHRLMTEMALTSLLLLERAGFRLPAMRARVRRMVEYIAHYTKPDGRAPQIGDNDDGRLQILGDHDADRRDHRHLLAVAGCVFDDDALFGLAGDRWEEAFWLFGEDCARRLERRSRASRVTVTGRHFQSAGTVVLRHDDLYAFLDAGPVGLEGQGTHAHNDTLAVEIQAFGRDLIVDPGTGTYTPDLVLRDRFRSTSFHNTVRVDGEEINPIPKTPFVLPGTDRPRVLRFESRAGFDLVDALHHGYTRLPDPVVHRRIVLLNKRTRRFVIEDRLEGRSKHRIEWFFHLAPQFNPAFPPSGPPERFVADEVELELAPIALPEGARAHLEEGLFSAGYGRLERAPVVRYDWTGELPIIGRFSLEARRRDRAGEKERP from the coding sequence ATGGAGCTGAGCCGGGCTCTCAGCGCTCCGTTCGAGGCGGCGCGCGACCTGCGCCGGTGCGTCGGGCGGGCGGTGCGCCGCTTCCGTGACACGGCCCGGCTGTCCACGCCCTCGGAGAACGGTCTCCTGGGGGACCTGGGGGGGAGGTTCGGCACGTTCGACGAATTCCTGGCCGCCGCCGCGCGCGACAGTGGAAGCCTGCCGGTCGTCGATCTCCCGCGTCCTTACGCGGCCTCGTTCTTCGCGAACGAGGGCGGGGGGAGGCGGGACCGCATCCTCCGGGAGGCCGACGCGGCCCGGGCGCACCGGTTTACGCTTCTGGGCTCGGGTGCTAGAGACCTCGGGCCCCGGCTGCCCTGGCACGCGGATTTCAAGTCGGGACGGTCGTGGGACAAACGCGCCTACTTCGAGGACCTGCGTGCCGGGCTGGAGCAGAGCTTCGGACAGGGGGCCGACGTCAAGGTTCCGTGGGAGCTGTCGCGATTCCAGCACCTGCCGCTCCTGGGCCAGGCGCTCTGGCTCTCGGGAAACAGACAGTACTACGAGGAGTTCCGGGGCGAGGTGGTCGATTGGATCGCGGAGAACCGCCCGGGTCGGGGGGTCAACTGGACCTGCACCATGGATGTCGCCATCCGCGCGGTGAACTGGGTCTGGGCCTGGGTCCTGTTCCGCCCGGAGATCCTGGGGGACCGTCCGTTCGCGTCCCTGTTCCTGCGCTCGCTGTTCGTCCACGGACGTTTCATCGCCGCCAATCTCGAGAACGGGCATCCGGTCACCTCGAACCACTACTTCGCCGACCTGGTCGGGCTCCTGTTCCTCGGCACCCTGTTCCGCGGCGCCCCCGAGGCGGACGACTGGAAGGGCATGGCCGTGACGGAAATCGCGCGCGAGAACGAGCGGCAGACGCTGCCGGACGGAGTCGATTTCGAGGCCTCGACCGCGTATCACAGGCTCATGACCGAGATGGCGCTGACGTCCCTGCTGCTCCTCGAACGGGCCGGCTTCCGGCTGCCGGCGATGCGCGCGCGGGTGCGCCGCATGGTGGAGTACATCGCGCACTACACCAAGCCGGACGGGCGGGCGCCGCAGATCGGCGACAACGACGACGGCCGGCTGCAGATTCTCGGGGACCACGATGCCGACCGGCGCGATCACCGGCACCTCCTCGCGGTCGCCGGGTGCGTCTTCGACGATGACGCCCTGTTCGGTCTGGCGGGTGACCGCTGGGAGGAGGCGTTCTGGCTCTTCGGGGAGGACTGCGCGCGCCGTCTCGAAAGGCGGAGCCGGGCTTCGCGCGTGACCGTCACCGGGCGCCACTTCCAGTCGGCCGGGACCGTCGTGCTGCGCCACGACGATCTGTACGCGTTCCTCGACGCCGGGCCGGTAGGCCTGGAAGGGCAGGGGACGCACGCACACAACGACACCCTGGCGGTCGAGATCCAGGCCTTCGGACGCGACCTGATCGTGGACCCCGGCACCGGCACCTACACTCCGGATCTCGTCCTGCGGGACCGGTTCCGCTCGACCTCGTTCCACAACACCGTTCGCGTCGACGGCGAGGAGATCAATCCCATCCCGAAGACGCCCTTCGTGCTGCCGGGCACCGACCGTCCGCGCGTGCTCCGCTTCGAGTCGCGCGCCGGTTTCGACCTGGTCGACGCCCTGCACCACGGGTACACCCGTCTCCCGGATCCTGTGGTGCATCGTCGCATCGTGCTCCTCAACAAGAGGACGCGCCGGTTCGTCATCGAGGATCGCCTGGAGGGACGATCGAAACACCGCATCGAGTGGTTCTTCCATCTGGCGCCTCAGTTCAACCCCGCATTCCCGCCGTCCGGGCCGCCGGAACGCTTCGTCGCGGACGAGGTCGAGCTCGAGCTCGCGCCGATCGCCCTCCCCGAGGGGGCGCGCGCGCATCTCGAGGAAGGGCTGTTCTCGGCCGGGTACGGGCGGCTGGAGCGGGCGCCCGTCGTTCGCTACGACTGGACCGGAGAGCTTCCGATCATCGGTCGGTTCAGCCTGGAGGCGCGCCGTCGCGACCGCGCCGGCGAAAAGGAGCGTCCGTGA
- a CDS encoding glycosyltransferase family 4 protein → MPSVLKRVIEETPVTRARTGVTRAAVLLLVRDVPGTERALETLLPGRAVLPVRREDISTLGPVALARFLRALGADEIVILVDDIDTHESIGRLQALLALPLAARRRLVDRSGRALDVSAGRFLVRDVPFLLAGCAATSVALLRTGFRLRRLLRAARHAPRPAASRRVCYLRTDLWSGVAAGGSVGHTEGVASGLRALGCDVDFVATTRPAAIDPARHEIHVVPPRRLYAARRELPAVAHSLVFETGAAAFLARRPAGLLYQRFDPASHAGVALSRTIGLPLVLEYNGSEVWIADHWGRPLRHRRLFERIEEVNLRHADLVSVVSEPLRDGLLARGVAADRVVVLPNGVDVERYRPDIDGRKERQRHGVPDGVVVGFIGTFEAWHGAPVLARAAARVLAERAQAFFLFVGDGPQRVACETFLKRSGLSARAVFTGLVPQEEGPRHLAAMDILVAPHVPNADGSRFFGSPTKLFEYMAMGKPIVASRLEQIAEVLDDGRTALLVPPADEEALARAVVRLIDDAPLRASLGASARIRAVERHTWRARAAVLAARLKTMGLVAWS, encoded by the coding sequence ATGCCCTCCGTCCTGAAACGGGTGATCGAGGAGACACCTGTGACTCGCGCGCGGACCGGCGTCACGCGCGCCGCCGTCCTGCTCCTGGTGCGGGACGTCCCGGGGACCGAGCGCGCGCTCGAGACGCTGCTTCCCGGGCGCGCCGTCCTGCCCGTGCGCCGGGAGGACATCAGCACTCTCGGTCCCGTCGCCCTGGCGAGGTTTCTCAGGGCTCTCGGGGCCGACGAGATCGTGATCCTGGTCGACGATATCGACACCCACGAATCGATCGGGAGACTGCAGGCCCTCCTGGCGCTGCCCCTGGCGGCGCGGCGCCGGCTCGTCGACAGGAGCGGGCGCGCGCTGGACGTCTCGGCAGGACGCTTTCTCGTCCGGGACGTGCCGTTCCTCCTCGCCGGCTGCGCCGCCACCTCCGTGGCCCTCCTGCGCACCGGGTTCCGGCTGCGCCGGCTCCTGCGCGCGGCGCGGCACGCGCCCCGCCCCGCGGCCTCGAGGCGCGTCTGCTACCTGCGCACCGATCTGTGGAGCGGTGTCGCGGCGGGGGGCTCGGTCGGGCACACCGAGGGGGTCGCCTCGGGGCTCCGCGCCCTGGGGTGCGACGTCGACTTCGTCGCCACCACCCGGCCGGCGGCGATCGACCCGGCCCGCCACGAAATCCACGTCGTGCCGCCGCGCCGTCTCTACGCCGCCCGCCGCGAGCTTCCGGCGGTGGCGCACTCCCTGGTCTTCGAGACCGGGGCCGCGGCGTTCCTGGCGCGGCGCCCGGCCGGACTGCTGTACCAGCGGTTCGACCCGGCCAGCCACGCGGGGGTCGCCCTGTCGAGGACCATCGGACTGCCGCTGGTCCTGGAATACAACGGATCGGAGGTCTGGATCGCCGATCACTGGGGCCGGCCGCTCCGACACCGCCGGCTGTTCGAGAGGATCGAGGAGGTCAACCTGCGTCACGCCGACCTCGTCTCGGTCGTGTCGGAGCCGCTCCGGGACGGACTCCTGGCGCGTGGTGTCGCGGCGGATCGCGTCGTCGTCCTGCCGAACGGCGTCGACGTCGAGCGCTACCGCCCCGACATCGACGGGAGGAAAGAGCGGCAGCGGCACGGTGTCCCGGACGGGGTGGTCGTCGGCTTCATCGGGACGTTCGAGGCGTGGCACGGGGCCCCGGTCCTGGCGCGGGCCGCGGCGCGCGTGCTGGCGGAGCGCGCGCAGGCTTTCTTCCTGTTTGTCGGCGACGGGCCGCAGCGGGTGGCGTGCGAGACGTTCCTGAAGCGGAGCGGTCTGTCCGCCCGGGCGGTCTTCACCGGTCTCGTGCCCCAGGAGGAGGGACCGCGGCACCTCGCCGCGATGGATATCCTGGTGGCGCCGCACGTGCCGAACGCCGACGGCAGTCGCTTCTTCGGATCGCCGACCAAGCTGTTCGAGTACATGGCCATGGGAAAACCGATCGTCGCGAGCCGGCTGGAGCAGATCGCGGAGGTCCTGGACGACGGACGGACCGCTCTCCTCGTCCCGCCCGCCGACGAGGAGGCGCTGGCGAGGGCCGTCGTTCGTCTCATCGACGACGCCCCTCTGCGGGCGTCCCTCGGTGCTTCGGCCCGGATCCGGGCGGTCGAACGGCACACCTGGCGGGCGCGCGCCGCCGTCCTGGCCGCGAGGCTCAAGACCATGGGGCTCGTCGCATGGAGCTGA